One window from the genome of Elaeis guineensis isolate ETL-2024a chromosome 5, EG11, whole genome shotgun sequence encodes:
- the LOC105045112 gene encoding pentatricopeptide repeat-containing protein At3g62890-like encodes MTLGRIHLYSALKPSLNRNPGIKPTINLSILESHLQKCRNPREFLQIHAQMTITGFIKDTFAASRFLRFSTNSPFFDLDYSRRLLHQIENPNGFIWNALMRAYVQRNSPQDCLQLYKLMLRSDSIPDNYTHPILIQASAIRLSEFEGKQIHCHVSKFGFDSDIYVLNTLINMYSVCGNLCDSRLVFDKSLILDSVSWNSILAAYVQAGDVEEAVQIFNQMPEQNTIAANSMIALYGKCNRVDDARKLFDGMDARDVVTWTAMISSYEQNGMFTQALKMFAEMNSYEILVDEVVIVTVLSACSQSEAVKEGEVIHGLIVKIGLDSYVNVQNALIHMYSSCENINAARRLFELGDYLDQISWNSMISGYLKCGLVEEARGFFDAMPQKDVVSWSTMISGYAQHDQFSETLELFNEMQVRAIRPDETTLVSIISACARLSALEQGKWVHAYIKKNGFRINVFIGTTLIDMYMKCGCLETALEVFNEMEKRGTSTWNAVILGLAMNGLVKESLEKFSEMERCGVVPNEITFVGLLGACRHAGLVHEGRRYFKSMQQIYKIIPNIKHYGCMVDLLGRAGLLTEAEELIETMPMSPDVATWGALLGACKKHGDTEIGERVGKKLIELEPQHDGFHVLLSNIYASRGRWDNVMELRGMMKQRRVIKTPGCSMIESNGVVHEFLAGDRSHPQIKEIDEMLDEMARRLKKEGYQPDTTDVAFDIEEEEKETTLYRHSEKLAIAFGLISTCPSIPIRIMKNLRICNDCHAAAKIVSRTFRREIVVRDRQRFHHFKQGVCSCSDYW; translated from the coding sequence ATGACTTTGGGGAGAATCCATCTCTACTCGGCTCTCAAACCCTCCCTAAATCGAAACCCTGGCATTAAACCCACCATCAATCTCTCCATCCTTGAATCCCACCTTCAAAAATGCCGGAATCCCAGAGAATTCCTCCAAATCCATGCCCAAATGACCATCACCGGCTTCATCAAGGACACCTTCGCCGCCAGCCGTTTCCTTCGTTTCTCCACCAACTCCCCCTTCTTCGATCTCGACTACTCTCGCAGGCTTCTCCACCAGATTGAGAACCCCAATGGGTTCATCTGGAACGCCCTTATGAGAGCCTACGTGCAGAGGAATTCGCCCCAAGACTGCCTCCAATTGTACAAGTTGATGCTGAGGAGCGATTCAATACCTGATAATTATACTCACCCGATTCTAATCCAAGCTTCGGCTATCCGATTATCGGAATTTGAGGGAAAGCAGATCCATTGCCATGTTTCAAAATTTGGTTTTGATTCAGATATCTACGTGTTAAACACATTGATCAACATGTACTCGGTCTGTGGGAATTTGTGTGATTCTCGACTCGTGTTTGATAAAAGTCTCATCTTGGATTCTGTTTCTTGGAACTCGATTCTTGCAGCATATGTCCAGGCTGGTGATGTTGAGGAAGCGGTTCAAATATTTAATCAGATGCCAGAGCAGAACACAATTGCTGCGAATTCTATGATTGCTTTGTATGGTAAATGTAATAGGGTGGATGATGCTCGTAAGTTGTTCGATGGAATGGATGCAAGAGACGTTGTCACATGGACTGCTATGATTTCTAGTTATGAGCAGAATGGGATGTTTACTCAGGCATTGAAGATGTTTGCTGAAATGAATAGCTATGAAATTTTGGTGGATGAGGTTGTGATAGTGACTGTTCTATCAGCTTGTTCACAGTCAGAGGCAGTTAAAGAAGGAGAAGTGATTCATGGGCTGATTGTTAAAATTGGGCTTGACTCTTATGTTAATGTTCAGAATGCTTTGATTCACATGTATTCAAGCTGTGAAAATATTAATGCAGCGCGACGATTGTTTGAGTTGGGTGATTACTTGGACCAAATATCTTGGAATTCTATGATATCTGGCTATTTGAAGTGTGGGCTTGTGGAGGAGGCTAGGGGATTCTTTGATGCAATGCCTCAGAAGGATGTGGTCTCCTGGAGCACTATGATTTCAGGTTATGCTCAACATGATCAATTCTCGGAGACACTGGAACTTTTCAATGAGATGCAAGTTAGAGCAATTAGGCCAGATGAGACTACTTTGGTGAGCATCATTTCAGCTTGTGCTCGTTTATCTGCTCTTGAGCAAGGAAAATGGGTTCATGCATATATAAAGAAGAATGGATTTAGGATTAATGTGTTTATTGGGACAACTCTTATAGACATGTATATGAAATGTGGATGTCTGGAAACTGCATTGGAGGTTTTCAATGAGATGGAGAAAAGGGGCACTTCTACTTGGAATGCAGTTATATTGGGGCTTGCTATGAATGGGCTTGTTAAAGAATCTCTGGAGAAATTCTCAGAAATGGAAAGGTGTGGAGTGGTGCCAAATGAAATTACTTTTGTTGGACTTTTGGGAGCTTGCCGGCATGCAGGCTTAGTACATGAGGGGCGGAGGTATTTTAAATCAATGCAACAAATTTACAAAATAATACCCAATATTAAGCACTATGGATGCATGGTTGATCTCCTTGGCCGTGCAGGCTTGCTTACTGAGGCTGAGGAGCTGATCGAGACCATGCCTATGTCTCCTGATGTAGCCACTTGGGGTGCTTTGCTTGGTGCTTGCAAGAAGCATGGTGACACTGAGATAGGAGAGAGAGTTGGAAAAAAGCTTATTGAACTCGAACCTCAGCATGATGGTTTCCATGTTCTCTTATCTAATATATATGCTTCCAGAGGGAGGTGGGACAATGTCATGGAGCTCAGGGGCATGATGAAGCAACGAAGGGTCATAAAAACACCAGGCTGCAGCATGATAGAATCCAATGGTGTTGTTCATGAATTCTTAGCAGGCGATAGATCTCACCCACAAATAAAGGAGATTGATGAGATGCTTGATgagatggctaggagattgaagAAGGAAGGATATCAACCAGACACTACAGACGTGGCCTTTGAcattgaagaagaagagaaggaaactACTCTTTATAGGCATAGCGAGAAGCTTGCCATTGCCTTTGGGCTTATCAGCACATGTCCATCAATCCCAATTAGGATAATGAAAAATTTAAGGATCTGCAATGATTGTCATGCTGCAGCTAAGATCGTATCCAGAACTTTTCGACGTGAGATTGTGGTGAGGGATCGCCAACGCTTTCACCACTTCAAACAAGGTGTATGCTCATGCTCAGATTATTGGTAG